The genome window GCGTGGTTTTCCCATTTCACCCGGGGATTACTGAGACGTCTGCGACTTTATTTCCCAAACACAGGGGTATCGGCTGTCCTTGCTGCAGGATCAGGGGCTCCCAGAGGGTCCCAGGAGCTTCTGGGGGTCCACGTGAGGAGTCCAGGCTGGTGGGTCGTTAGGTACTGTCCACGGGGGCAGGTTTGGGGTGCCAGCAGTCTGCCCCTGGCGTGCGGGTCAGGCCCTCCTGGCTAGCGGGTGGCCAGAGCCGCATACacgctgggctctgctgggggctGCCCTGCCTGGGAGGGAGGGGGCGCCGGGGTCTCCCGTCTGAGGGTCAGGTGGTTCAGCTGGGCGTAGGTCACCTCCTGGGGGTCGTCAGGTGCAGCAgcctgcagtgggggagggggagagggcagGCATGTGGTTGGGGTGGGGATGCCTGGGACCCAGAGAGGAGGGAACCCACTTGACTGTCCATGCGCCTGCCCTCCTCTGCTTGACTGTCCGGATCCAGCAACATCCCCTGAGAGGTGGCCACTCCCCTGCTGAGTCTTGACCTGGAGCGGCTCACCTGGGTATGCGTGCCCCCCGGGGCGTCTTCGTCCTGCGTGCTCTGCTGGAGAGACAGTGGGGAGGTTGGTCTGgatcccactcaccctccctcaGCCAGTTTTCCACACGGCTGCCAGGGAGATGCTTCAGGACTTCCAGTCAGATCCGGTCCCTCcccatgggctcctcaggggcTTCCTAGGCTCGGGCCATTGGGATGCTGTCCAAGGTTCTGACTCCCACCCCGGCACGATCTTCTGCTCATTTGGCTGCAGCCACACTTTGCCTTCCTGAAACGGCGCGTCGCTGCCCCAGGACCTTGGCACCTGCTGCTCCCTCCGCCCCACCCCTACACTCTCCCCTCTCGCTCCCTTTTCCTTCACAGCAGAGCACCCAGGACCCTAACCCCGTCCCCACATGTCTCCCACCTCAAGGTGAGGCAGGTGAGGCAGGGGTCACCGCTGCACCTACAGATGCGGGGGAAGGGTGAGCCCGTGCAGCCCTGTCGGGGAGGAACGCAGGGCCCCAGGGACCTCGGGGTGGTTCCTTTGCAGCGGCACCCTCCCGGGCCTGGGGCGCTTCCGATAGCCAGCCGGTCAGACAGAGGACGGGGAGCCAGGAGGGCTGAGGGCACAGCGACCAGGAGGACTGAGGTCCCAGCAGCGCAACCCAGGTGCCCAAAGAGGGAGAGGCCAGCCGTGGGGCACGCTGAGCTGCGGGACGTGAGGACAGAGTGTCCACTGGGTGAAGTGCGGCAGCGGGCGGACCCCGGGGAAGCAGGGGCCTCACCTGGGGGTCCGGCTCCACCCCCTCCGGCTCTGCTTCCGTCACGGTGGCATCTGTGGGCACAGAGAGGTGGCTCTTGCTCAGAGTCCCTGCGACTGTGAGGCTGCAGGCCCCGCCCTGCTCCCCAGGGGCCGCCCTGACCCCGGGTGAGGTGCTGTGGGAGTCGCGCAGTGTGGGGCCCCAGCCCGCCCAGTCCGTCCCCAGGGCCCCCCTCCTGCTCACAGAGGGTCTCCTGGGCGTCAGCAGCGGGGCCGGAGCTGAGGGGGAGACGGGGCGTTAGGGGCCGGGGGCTGCGGGCGGGGTGGGCCCCGGGGCCGCCGGGACAGACTGACCTGCGCCGCGGGCCTCTGTCCCTGGGCTCGGCGTCCGCAGCACCTGCAGGAGGGGGAGTCAGCCTCTTCCGGGCTGGGGGTCAGGACGCCCCTTCACGTGGGTCCCAGGGGAAATCAGAAAGTGGGGGCGCATCCCTGCCTGTCTTTTCAGTGTTTGATGAGATCGGAAAGATGAAAAAGTGCCTTAAATTTGCAAGCGTGCCCTGACACGGGGTGTTTCCTGCCTAGACTGTGGGGTTTGAGATTTCAGAGGGTCTTTTCCTAAGCTGACCTTTCCCCGCCCTTGTTCCCCCCCCCCGCTGGGCCCCGGGAACCCCCCCTGCGCCCCGGCTCCCCCGTCCCCACTCACCTGGCTTCCTGCGCCTGCGCAGCCGCTGGCGGcggagcaggagcagcagcaggacGGCCAGCAGGAGGGCGCAGGCCGCGGAGACCCCGACGAGGACCAGCACCGGCCACTTCGGGCctgcggcggggcggggcgcagGGCCGTTCAGGGGCGCCCACTGGGGGCCAGGCAGGGTGTCCCTCCATCTCTGCCCCCAGGCCGCCCACCACCCACGTTACAGGCGGGGAGCTGGGGCGGGAGGGGCCCGGGACtggctccctgtgcccccctcctgACCCCGGGGGGACCCGGCTTTGGGCTCCGGGACCCCATCAGCAGGCCGCCTGACCCAGGGTCTCCATCTGGGCCGAGAGTCCGTCCTGACCACCTTGTTAGCTGAACCCCGGACCtcgccctgcctccccaccctgaACAGTGTCCCCCCTCACTGTGCAGACGGGACAGGCTCCCCCGGAACCACATGGGGGGCTCCCTgtgggccctcctctcctgggagggcGGAGCCACAGTCAGAATCAGAAGCACATCTCAGGTCTGGGCCCCAAACCCGCCCTTcacttggagaaactgaggcccaacagGGGAAGGGTGAGTCCAGTCAGTGTCACAGACGTGCCTGAACTGAGGGCAGAACTCAGCCCCTGCCCCCCATGGACCCACTTCCCCCGAAAGACCCCCATgtccccctccccaggctggacTCCATGGGGCTGAGGGGCTGAACCTCAGAGCCTCCTGGGGATCAGGGTGGGGGCCGAGGCAGCAGCCGCTCCCCCTACTTcagcctgcctcctcctccccagggaccccAAGCTCTCCCTCCGCCAGATCTCCACCCATCAGCTGCTGCCTCAGAACCCCCGGAGCCAGGTGGTACCCCCAGCATCTGTGCTGACTCTCCCGGTCCCCCCTAGAGCCTGGGGGAAACTGTCACCTCCCAGGATAGAGACCCCTGAGACTCACCACCTGTGACATTGGGCTGTGCAGATGGGGGGCTGGGATCTCTAGAGGACCCTGGGAACAAGGCGGGCTTGGATGCGGCTAGAGTCCCCAGGACACCCCAAATCTGCTCACACACTTCCCCTGGGTCTCCTTGTGCCCCCAAAGCCCCCTCCTGGTGAATTCTGGTGACAGGGATGGGAGGGGGCAGGATGGGGAGGACAGGCCCTAAGCTGACCAAGCTCTGACAGGAAAGGCAAGGGGCCCTCACCTGAGACCCGGAGCTTCAGGGGGTCACTGGACTCCGACCACACCTGGGGGCTGTTCCTGAAGTAGCCATAGCATCTGAACATCCACCTGCGGCTGGGGGTCA of Manis pentadactyla isolate mManPen7 chromosome 15 unlocalized genomic scaffold, mManPen7.hap1 SUPER_15_unloc_1, whole genome shotgun sequence contains these proteins:
- the LOC118911526 gene encoding leukocyte immunoglobulin-like receptor subfamily A member 5, producing the protein MTPTLTALLCLGSRAGTSPDSLPGLSVGPRTHVQAGTLPKPTIWAEPGSVVPWGSPATIWCQGTLGAQWYRLKKEGSSVTWDTQSPLGPRDKATFSIPAMIDSYAGTYRCSYDGRSEHSDPLELVVTGAYSKPSLSALPSPVMTSGGNVILQCHSWQGFSGYILMEDGEHKPSRTLDAQQPYSRPTEALFPVGPVTPSRRWMFRCYGYFRNSPQVWSESSDPLKLRVSGSSRDPSPPSAQPNVTGGPKWPVLVLVGVSAACALLLAVLLLLLLRRQRLRRRRKPGAADAEPRDRGPRRSSGPAADAQETLYATVTEAEPEGVEPDPQPSWLPVLCLTGWLSEAPQAREGAAAKEPPRGPWGPAFLPDRAARAHPSPASSTQDEDAPGGTHTQAAAPDDPQEVTYAQLNHLTLRRETPAPPPSQAGQPPAEPSVYAALATR